In Zunongwangia profunda SM-A87, the following proteins share a genomic window:
- a CDS encoding M1 family metallopeptidase — protein MNSKLYFLILLIFTAISLKAQETQFTHADTLRGSITPERAWWDVMRYDISVTPDFDKKYTSGLNKISYKVVQQDHPNFMQIDLQQPLVIDSIIYDKKQSLSYSREGDVYHVKTPAQKIESEHEVKIYFSGKPHEAIRAPWDGGWTFAKDEKGRPWMTVTCQGLGASIWYPNKDHQSDEPDHGASLTMRVPKDLMAVANGRMLNKTEHKDGTVSYKWGVENPISNYTIIPYIGHYKNFSEVYTGIKGDLDLNYWVLDYNLEKAKDYMPTEVHNLLNAFEYWFGPYPFYEDGYKLVETEHTGMEHQSNVSYGNWYAGGYRGRDLSGTGLGLTWDFIIIHESGHEWFGNNITTNDLADMYIHESFTNYSETLFLDYVYGEEAANDYNYGTRAGIKNDKPIIPAYDVNAQGSGDMYPKGGNMLHSIRHSMDDDKLFKNVLTGLNMTFHNQTVDGSEILEYVSEKSGYDYSKVFEQYLTTTKIPKLQLYIDAPNSKMFYKYTNIVDGFNLPLVLKGDEEKIKIIPSSEWQSVAIQHKNQYLFTPWRIERMYYIDVELLDNRD, from the coding sequence ATGAATAGCAAATTATATTTCCTGATTTTATTGATTTTCACGGCAATTTCTTTAAAAGCTCAGGAAACTCAATTTACTCATGCCGATACGCTTAGAGGAAGTATTACTCCTGAAAGAGCCTGGTGGGACGTGATGCGTTATGACATTTCAGTAACACCAGATTTTGATAAAAAATATACTTCAGGATTGAATAAGATCAGCTATAAAGTAGTTCAGCAAGACCATCCTAATTTTATGCAAATCGATCTTCAGCAACCTCTGGTGATCGATAGTATTATTTACGATAAAAAGCAATCCTTAAGTTATAGTAGAGAAGGGGATGTTTATCACGTAAAAACGCCTGCTCAAAAAATAGAATCTGAGCATGAAGTAAAAATTTATTTTAGTGGAAAACCGCACGAGGCGATTCGAGCACCCTGGGATGGTGGATGGACTTTTGCCAAAGACGAAAAAGGCAGACCTTGGATGACGGTGACCTGTCAGGGACTTGGCGCTTCTATCTGGTATCCCAATAAAGATCACCAAAGTGACGAGCCAGATCATGGAGCTTCCTTAACAATGCGAGTACCAAAGGATTTAATGGCGGTGGCAAATGGCCGAATGCTAAATAAAACCGAACATAAAGATGGTACGGTTTCTTATAAGTGGGGTGTTGAAAATCCAATAAGCAATTATACCATTATACCGTATATAGGACATTATAAAAACTTCTCTGAAGTATACACCGGGATAAAAGGCGATTTAGACCTTAATTACTGGGTGTTGGATTATAATTTGGAGAAAGCAAAAGATTATATGCCTACTGAAGTTCATAATCTTTTAAATGCTTTTGAATATTGGTTTGGGCCTTATCCCTTCTATGAAGATGGTTACAAACTTGTAGAGACAGAACATACCGGGATGGAGCATCAATCTAATGTCTCTTACGGAAACTGGTATGCCGGTGGTTATCGCGGCAGGGATTTATCGGGTACTGGTCTTGGTTTAACCTGGGATTTTATCATTATCCATGAGAGTGGTCACGAGTGGTTCGGGAATAATATTACCACTAACGATTTGGCCGATATGTATATTCATGAGAGTTTTACCAATTATAGCGAAACCCTGTTCCTGGATTATGTGTATGGCGAAGAAGCTGCGAACGATTATAACTACGGTACAAGAGCAGGAATCAAAAATGACAAACCGATTATCCCTGCCTATGATGTTAATGCGCAGGGGAGTGGTGATATGTACCCAAAAGGCGGAAATATGCTACACAGCATTCGGCATAGTATGGATGATGATAAATTATTCAAGAATGTTCTTACCGGTTTAAATATGACCTTTCATAACCAAACGGTAGACGGTTCAGAAATCCTGGAATATGTTTCAGAGAAATCAGGTTACGATTATTCTAAAGTGTTTGAGCAATATTTAACCACAACAAAAATTCCGAAACTTCAGCTATATATAGATGCACCGAATAGTAAAATGTTTTATAAATATACCAATATCGTAGATGGTTTTAATTTACCATTGGTGCTAAAAGGCGACGAGGAAAAAATAAAGATTATCCCTTCATCAGAATGGCAAAGTGTAGCTATTCAGCATAAAAACCAGTATTTATTTACACCCTGGAGGATAGAGCGAATGTATTATATAGATGTAGAATTACTCGATAATCGGGATTAA
- a CDS encoding zinc ribbon domain-containing protein has translation MDYQTKKCPYCAETIKSEAIKCWHCGERFDTGRINVSQQPQAPVTVINNYPKWSAGVAILLSIFFPGVGHIYKGEVLVGILWLIFVTIGYILFIFPGIILHLICIVTAASGDPYK, from the coding sequence ATGGACTATCAAACCAAAAAATGCCCTTATTGTGCAGAAACTATAAAATCTGAAGCAATTAAATGCTGGCATTGCGGCGAACGTTTTGATACTGGCAGAATAAACGTCTCACAACAACCACAAGCACCAGTAACCGTTATTAATAATTATCCAAAATGGAGTGCAGGAGTAGCAATTTTACTTAGTATTTTCTTTCCTGGTGTTGGGCATATTTATAAAGGCGAAGTCTTAGTCGGAATTTTATGGCTAATATTTGTGACCATAGGCTATATCTTATTCATTTTTCCCGGAATTATTTTACATCTTATCTGTATTGTTACTGCCGCCAGTGGCGATCCTTATAAATAG
- a CDS encoding metallophosphoesterase, whose amino-acid sequence MRRKKFLKRLAILGGIAAIPGLYAWQVEPFWLEFVRHKMPVKNLPKHLYGKSLMQISDVHIGDFFDYQYIIDSFKRAQQLDPDFVVYTGDFVTYEEPKNLEQLAEVIPYFPTGNLGSVGILGNHDYGIDYKEAHVAQNIIDQLTSRNIQILRNETKELNGLHFLGIDDYWGINFHPENATQNYNPKTANIALCHNPDVCDLDVWNSYQGWILSGHTHGGQCKPPFLRAPILPVENKRYDAGIIDLYDGRTLYINRALGCLRQMRFNVRPEITIFELQPA is encoded by the coding sequence ATGAGACGAAAAAAGTTTTTAAAAAGGCTCGCCATTTTAGGCGGAATTGCAGCAATTCCAGGGCTGTATGCCTGGCAGGTTGAGCCATTTTGGTTAGAGTTTGTTCGGCACAAAATGCCGGTTAAAAATCTGCCTAAGCATCTTTACGGGAAAAGCCTAATGCAGATTAGTGATGTACATATAGGTGATTTTTTCGATTATCAGTACATTATAGATTCCTTTAAACGAGCCCAGCAATTAGACCCGGATTTTGTAGTCTATACCGGTGATTTTGTAACCTATGAAGAACCAAAAAATCTGGAGCAGCTTGCTGAAGTTATACCCTATTTTCCTACAGGAAATTTAGGAAGTGTTGGAATTTTAGGAAATCACGATTATGGTATAGACTATAAAGAAGCGCACGTGGCCCAAAATATAATCGATCAATTGACTTCCCGAAACATCCAAATTTTAAGAAATGAAACCAAAGAATTAAACGGACTCCATTTTCTGGGAATAGATGATTATTGGGGTATTAATTTTCACCCTGAAAATGCTACCCAAAATTATAATCCCAAAACTGCGAATATAGCCTTATGTCATAATCCAGATGTTTGTGATCTGGATGTTTGGAATAGTTATCAAGGCTGGATTTTAAGTGGCCATACCCATGGCGGGCAATGTAAACCGCCTTTTTTAAGAGCTCCTATTTTACCGGTAGAAAATAAACGTTACGATGCCGGGATTATCGATCTTTATGATGGGAGAACGCTCTATATAAACCGTGCCTTGGGATGTTTGCGCCAGATGCGATTTAATGTACGACCAGAAATCACCATTTTTGAATTACAACCCGCATAA
- a CDS encoding DUF418 domain-containing protein — protein sequence MKSPNLNPVTPDTRIEILDIWRGVAVFGIFVVNIEIMNAVFMNQDMYYDQSAGRFDTLIQRILQLFFYTKFFPIFSLLFGMGIAMQLEKLKHRKKNSLFMLKRMLILFVIGMLHVLVLWGGDVIHLYAILGIFIYFLYQLNSKCLLLLCLFILVFPLYDLIAEYMFSRINYSPERFLEKYNFETVTKILRNGSYKQALTFRILEYCANLPVLLVFLAPIAFSMMLLGAAFVKSGKLLRLKDFILKNKNAFIWLFTITTIYRIIFLFILPNFDLYKGDFFNPIWLKLMVICDTLFGLFYMWFIAWLWFTGKLTGFLKRFQPVGKMALSNYIFQSLIGVLIFSGIGFSMYQKMSLLQCFITATVLFILQVVLSQLWLQYFKFGPLEWCWRCLSYGKLFSIKKD from the coding sequence ATGAAATCACCCAACCTAAACCCTGTCACTCCCGATACTCGTATCGAAATTCTGGACATTTGGCGTGGGGTTGCGGTTTTCGGAATTTTCGTCGTAAATATTGAAATCATGAACGCGGTGTTTATGAATCAGGATATGTATTACGATCAGTCGGCAGGAAGGTTTGATACGCTAATTCAACGAATTTTACAGCTATTTTTTTACACTAAATTCTTCCCGATATTCTCATTATTATTCGGGATGGGCATCGCCATGCAGCTTGAGAAACTGAAGCATAGAAAAAAGAATAGCCTTTTTATGCTTAAACGCATGCTTATTTTATTTGTAATTGGTATGCTACATGTCCTGGTGCTTTGGGGAGGTGATGTGATTCATCTTTATGCGATTTTAGGTATTTTTATCTACTTTTTGTATCAACTAAATAGCAAATGTTTACTCCTATTGTGTCTTTTTATTTTAGTATTTCCTCTTTATGATTTGATTGCTGAATATATGTTCTCCCGGATAAATTATTCACCTGAAAGATTTTTAGAAAAATATAACTTCGAAACGGTCACTAAGATTTTAAGAAATGGAAGCTACAAACAAGCTTTAACTTTCAGGATTTTGGAATATTGCGCTAATCTCCCGGTTTTGTTGGTGTTTTTAGCGCCGATTGCTTTTTCCATGATGCTTTTAGGAGCAGCATTCGTGAAATCGGGTAAACTTTTAAGGCTTAAAGATTTTATCTTAAAAAATAAAAATGCATTTATTTGGCTGTTTACTATCACCACTATATACCGAATTATTTTTCTGTTTATTTTACCCAATTTCGATCTTTACAAAGGTGATTTTTTTAATCCTATCTGGCTTAAATTAATGGTAATTTGCGATACGCTTTTTGGTCTTTTTTATATGTGGTTTATCGCGTGGTTGTGGTTTACAGGAAAGTTAACCGGTTTCTTGAAACGTTTCCAGCCCGTTGGAAAGATGGCGCTTAGCAATTATATTTTTCAAAGCTTAATAGGAGTGTTGATTTTTAGTGGAATTGGATTTTCGATGTATCAGAAAATGAGCTTACTGCAATGCTTTATTACTGCTACAGTCTTGTTTATACTTCAGGTGGTGTTAAGTCAATTGTGGCTTCAGTACTTTAAATTTGGTCCTTTAGAATGGTGTTGGCGTTGCCTGAGCTACGGAAAACTATTCAGCATAAAAAAAGATTAA
- a CDS encoding carbon-nitrogen hydrolase family protein — MKIALAQLQSESGNIKANIKKHLDYIDKAAAAKADFIVFPELSLTNYEPHLARELAFKQNDSKLTIFKDYSTKYKLAIGLGLPLKLNNKIHIAMAIFKPKSDIQFYFKQYLHEDEHPFFHPKKSDSIIQFQKKKIKLAICYEITVEEHLQDIILEKVDFYVASVAKHKKGMEDAEHRLRFISDNYKIPVLLVNNTGKADEMNCCGNSFAYNRYAEKIESLNAEESLLIINAE, encoded by the coding sequence ATGAAAATAGCACTGGCCCAACTGCAATCGGAATCGGGAAATATTAAAGCGAATATAAAAAAGCATCTCGATTATATCGACAAAGCAGCTGCGGCAAAAGCAGATTTTATAGTTTTCCCAGAACTTTCTTTAACCAACTACGAACCGCATTTGGCAAGAGAGCTCGCATTTAAACAAAACGACAGCAAACTAACAATTTTCAAAGATTATAGCACCAAATATAAGCTGGCAATTGGCCTTGGGTTACCTTTAAAGTTGAATAATAAAATTCATATTGCGATGGCTATTTTTAAGCCCAAAAGCGATATTCAGTTTTACTTTAAACAATATTTACACGAGGATGAACACCCTTTTTTCCATCCAAAAAAAAGTGACTCTATAATCCAATTTCAGAAGAAAAAAATAAAACTGGCCATTTGCTATGAAATAACTGTAGAAGAACATCTACAGGATATAATTTTAGAAAAAGTTGATTTCTACGTGGCTAGTGTGGCTAAACATAAAAAAGGTATGGAAGATGCTGAACATCGTCTTCGGTTTATTTCAGACAACTATAAAATTCCTGTGTTATTGGTGAATAATACTGGTAAAGCTGATGAAATGAATTGCTGCGGAAATAGTTTTGCCTATAATCGTTATGCTGAAAAAATTGAAAGCTTAAATGCAGAAGAATCCCTTTTGATAATTAATGCTGAATAG
- a CDS encoding GNAT family N-acetyltransferase, with protein MEVHIRQEKPEDHEDVFSLIEAAFLHESNSDHQEQFLVDRIRKSYAFIPELSLVAEVDNKLVGYVLLSEITIQNDKNKFPALALAPVAVLPEFQSKGIGSKLLKQAHQKARELDYKLVIVLGHEEYYPRFEYEPAINFDIQAPFEVPKKNFMLKELVPDAAKHIFGIVVYPEEFHI; from the coding sequence ATGGAAGTACACATTAGACAGGAAAAGCCCGAAGATCACGAAGATGTCTTTAGCCTTATTGAAGCTGCATTTCTACATGAATCAAATAGTGATCACCAGGAACAGTTTTTAGTAGACCGCATCAGAAAATCTTACGCGTTTATACCTGAACTTTCGCTTGTTGCTGAGGTAGATAATAAACTTGTGGGTTATGTATTACTAAGTGAAATTACCATCCAAAACGACAAAAATAAATTCCCTGCTTTGGCACTGGCTCCCGTGGCTGTTTTACCTGAATTTCAATCAAAAGGAATAGGCTCTAAGCTTCTTAAACAGGCACATCAAAAAGCACGGGAACTGGATTATAAACTTGTAATTGTACTGGGGCATGAAGAATATTATCCAAGATTTGAATACGAACCGGCTATAAACTTTGATATTCAGGCGCCCTTTGAGGTCCCAAAAAAGAACTTTATGCTAAAGGAGCTAGTACCCGATGCTGCAAAGCATATTTTTGGAATTGTAGTATACCCCGAAGAATTTCATATATAA
- a CDS encoding DinB family protein codes for MKKLFIPVCALFAMSFTSVPKTEILISDRSEISIKEAIKIDLKEYFKETRKTIEDHINGLSEKQLSFKPAPNRWSVSQCLEHIIKTEKMLFGMTKAALEGDANPERKSEVKMSDEDLIAGITDRSTKAQASESLMPNGTYESPEAALEAFDEQRDEIMDFINDQTEEDLRNHISDSPFGPVDGYQSLLFIAGHTARHTLQIEEVMQAENFPEE; via the coding sequence ATGAAAAAACTATTTATTCCGGTTTGTGCTTTATTTGCCATGTCTTTCACCAGCGTCCCAAAAACTGAAATTTTAATATCTGATCGTTCTGAAATTTCAATAAAAGAAGCTATCAAAATAGATTTAAAGGAATACTTTAAAGAAACCAGAAAAACGATTGAAGATCATATTAATGGCCTTTCTGAAAAGCAGCTGAGTTTTAAACCTGCACCAAACCGTTGGTCGGTTAGTCAGTGTCTCGAACATATTATTAAAACCGAAAAAATGCTATTTGGAATGACCAAAGCCGCTTTAGAAGGTGATGCTAATCCAGAACGCAAAAGCGAAGTTAAAATGAGCGATGAAGATCTTATCGCTGGAATTACCGATAGATCTACTAAAGCTCAGGCGAGTGAGTCTTTAATGCCTAATGGAACTTACGAATCTCCAGAAGCCGCTTTAGAAGCCTTTGATGAACAACGCGATGAAATTATGGACTTTATCAACGATCAAACTGAAGAAGATCTAAGAAATCATATTTCAGATTCTCCTTTTGGTCCGGTAGACGGCTATCAATCCTTATTATTTATTGCCGGACACACGGCCAGGCACACATTACAGATTGAAGAGGTGATGCAGGCTGAAAATTTTCCGGAAGAATAA
- a CDS encoding nuclear transport factor 2 family protein, with amino-acid sequence MENKKEKLLIQFNEAFANGNHQFMLDQVTEDFHWIMIGKKEIKGKTQFAEALKDMKEFNSELELVDVITHGKKACVNGNMKIVAPKAEDQSFSFCDVYEFNSFKDPKIKRMTSYVVER; translated from the coding sequence ATGGAAAATAAAAAGGAAAAACTTTTGATTCAATTTAATGAAGCTTTTGCTAATGGGAATCATCAATTTATGCTGGATCAGGTTACTGAAGACTTTCATTGGATCATGATTGGTAAAAAGGAAATTAAGGGAAAAACACAGTTTGCAGAGGCGCTTAAAGATATGAAAGAATTTAACAGTGAGCTGGAGCTTGTAGATGTCATTACGCATGGTAAAAAAGCCTGTGTTAACGGAAATATGAAGATAGTAGCTCCTAAAGCTGAAGATCAAAGCTTTTCTTTTTGCGATGTTTATGAATTTAACTCCTTTAAAGATCCCAAAATTAAACGGATGACGTCCTACGTGGTTGAGCGTTAA
- a CDS encoding cytochrome c oxidase assembly factor Coa1 family protein — MKKWLVISIGIIAVLLILAFSTTNLGTHISNFTEIYADEGLHKDALDIANNDPKVTDYFGTISLKDNLSLLNGDVQYSEDHNKVELTFKFKGSKANGVIDIKAARNAGEWEYKAIILRNKDKKIELVESSKV; from the coding sequence ATGAAAAAATGGTTGGTAATTAGTATTGGCATTATAGCAGTATTATTGATTTTAGCATTCTCTACCACAAATTTAGGTACTCATATTTCTAATTTTACCGAAATCTATGCCGATGAAGGCCTTCATAAAGATGCTTTGGATATAGCGAATAACGACCCTAAAGTTACAGATTACTTCGGCACAATAAGCTTAAAGGATAACCTTTCCCTTTTAAACGGTGATGTGCAGTATAGCGAAGATCATAACAAAGTTGAACTTACTTTTAAGTTTAAAGGAAGTAAAGCAAATGGCGTTATCGATATTAAAGCCGCTCGTAATGCAGGAGAATGGGAATATAAAGCAATTATACTACGCAACAAAGACAAGAAAATAGAATTAGTAGAAAGTTCTAAGGTTTAA
- the coxB gene encoding cytochrome c oxidase subunit II, protein MIAVLPFYSTQVLEYTNFLYWSFAVVAAIILGLVIFFTYRYTTKYKAKSPKDKPQNGSLNHKFEAFALITSFLITVFFMFFTVQSMKEIQTIPDDPKPDIIITGHQWWWEAEYPNSKVITSNEVHIPAGKKVLLALNSADVIHSWWVPELGRKIDMIPGMTNYMWMYAEKPGEYLGTCSEFCGMQHARMRIRVIADDEANFKKWQEEQLEPVITEGSALFEKGRNLFEQKTCTNCHAINGTSYNENIGPNLTHFASRKRFLGDFKEVNTTNLRAWLHDPQKVKEGAKMPNFILSDQELNALVEYIIHLK, encoded by the coding sequence ATGATAGCAGTATTACCCTTTTACAGTACCCAAGTACTGGAGTACACTAATTTCCTATATTGGTCTTTTGCCGTTGTAGCCGCTATAATTCTGGGGCTTGTGATTTTTTTCACGTATAGATACACCACCAAATACAAAGCGAAAAGTCCAAAAGACAAACCACAAAATGGATCCTTAAACCATAAGTTTGAGGCTTTCGCCCTTATCACTTCTTTTCTCATCACTGTATTTTTTATGTTTTTTACCGTTCAGTCGATGAAGGAGATACAAACCATACCTGATGATCCTAAGCCGGATATTATCATCACCGGGCATCAATGGTGGTGGGAAGCAGAATATCCAAATAGTAAAGTAATTACGTCTAACGAAGTTCATATTCCGGCAGGAAAAAAAGTATTATTAGCGCTTAATTCCGCAGATGTCATCCACAGCTGGTGGGTGCCAGAATTAGGTCGGAAAATAGATATGATTCCCGGAATGACCAATTATATGTGGATGTATGCCGAAAAACCCGGAGAATATTTAGGGACTTGTAGTGAGTTCTGCGGAATGCAGCACGCACGAATGCGTATACGGGTTATTGCCGATGATGAAGCGAATTTTAAAAAATGGCAGGAAGAACAACTGGAACCCGTGATTACTGAAGGTAGTGCACTTTTTGAAAAAGGGAGAAACCTATTTGAGCAAAAAACCTGTACCAACTGCCACGCAATCAACGGAACCAGTTATAACGAAAATATTGGTCCAAATCTCACCCATTTTGCAAGCAGAAAACGGTTTTTGGGAGATTTTAAAGAAGTAAATACTACCAATTTAAGAGCTTGGCTTCATGACCCACAAAAGGTAAAAGAAGGCGCAAAAATGCCCAACTTTATCCTTTCTGACCAAGAACTCAATGCACTCGTAGAATATATTATACACCTTAAATGA
- the ctaD gene encoding cytochrome c oxidase subunit I → MSLFINIQEGEDQLPEVTSDKGRLLWISSVDHKQLGIMYLWLALFFFIIGGLEAMLIRAQLAVGDNDLISPEFYNQLFTMHGTTMIFLVLMPALIGLATYLIPLMIGANEMAFPRLNAFSFWMTCLGGFLMYFSFFAGGAPDAGWFNYAPLSESNYSSTQGVDYYLVGLILTGMGSIGAGLNFVTTILTLRSPDIKLNMLPLFAWMIFINGFLILAAFPLLNAGLFMMLIDRQFDAHFFIPSSGGSAILWQHFFWSFGHPEVYILALPAFGIISEVIPVFSRNKIFGYKFVAASTVAIALLAFGVWVHHMFAVGMTNTVNGFFAASSMLIGIPTGVKVINWIGTLYKGSIRMTVSMMFAVAFLIDFTIGGLSGASFAIVPIDWQLTDTYYVVAHIHYVFLGGTAFGIFAGIYYWFPKISGRFLSEKLGKWHLWLFVIGFNFTFLVQHVLGILGMPRRIYTYPSRFGSWEIFNMISTLGAVMMFVAIAVFLWNLFITLKKPRTAPKNPWEAWTLEWATNSPPDLKNFEEVPRVHSRRPLWDLANPDNPDKRLN, encoded by the coding sequence ATGAGTCTATTTATAAACATACAAGAAGGCGAAGATCAACTTCCGGAAGTAACTTCAGATAAAGGAAGGTTACTCTGGATAAGCTCAGTAGACCATAAGCAATTAGGCATTATGTATTTATGGCTCGCCCTTTTCTTTTTTATTATCGGCGGGCTGGAAGCTATGCTCATTAGAGCACAATTAGCGGTTGGTGATAACGATCTGATTTCACCAGAATTTTACAACCAGCTTTTTACGATGCACGGTACCACGATGATCTTTTTGGTATTGATGCCCGCTCTCATCGGACTTGCTACCTACCTGATCCCATTAATGATTGGAGCGAACGAAATGGCTTTTCCCAGATTGAACGCCTTTAGTTTTTGGATGACGTGTTTAGGTGGTTTCTTAATGTACTTTAGTTTTTTTGCCGGTGGCGCACCAGATGCAGGATGGTTCAATTACGCGCCGTTGAGTGAAAGCAACTACTCTTCAACTCAGGGTGTCGATTATTATTTGGTAGGACTTATTCTTACCGGAATGGGAAGTATAGGTGCCGGTCTTAATTTTGTGACCACTATTTTAACCCTACGCTCCCCAGATATCAAACTAAATATGCTTCCGCTATTTGCCTGGATGATATTTATCAATGGATTTTTAATATTGGCAGCCTTTCCCCTATTGAATGCAGGCCTTTTTATGATGCTTATCGATAGGCAATTTGATGCGCACTTCTTTATTCCTTCTTCAGGAGGTTCGGCCATATTATGGCAACATTTCTTTTGGTCGTTTGGACATCCTGAAGTATACATTTTAGCATTGCCGGCATTCGGAATTATTTCTGAAGTGATCCCGGTTTTTTCAAGAAATAAGATTTTTGGATATAAATTCGTAGCTGCCTCTACCGTAGCCATTGCACTACTCGCCTTTGGCGTGTGGGTTCACCATATGTTTGCGGTGGGAATGACCAATACCGTAAACGGTTTTTTTGCGGCAAGTTCTATGCTGATCGGGATTCCAACAGGAGTAAAAGTCATTAACTGGATAGGTACTTTATATAAAGGAAGTATTAGAATGACGGTCTCAATGATGTTTGCCGTAGCTTTTTTAATCGATTTCACTATTGGTGGTTTAAGCGGCGCTTCTTTTGCAATCGTTCCCATCGATTGGCAATTAACCGATACCTATTACGTAGTAGCGCATATTCATTACGTATTTTTAGGAGGAACTGCCTTTGGGATCTTTGCAGGTATTTACTATTGGTTTCCTAAAATTAGCGGTCGTTTTCTTTCAGAAAAATTAGGCAAATGGCATTTATGGTTATTTGTGATAGGTTTTAATTTCACCTTCCTTGTTCAGCACGTACTCGGAATTTTAGGAATGCCCCGTAGAATTTATACCTATCCATCAAGATTTGGATCTTGGGAAATTTTCAATATGATCTCTACCTTGGGAGCGGTAATGATGTTTGTGGCCATTGCTGTTTTTCTGTGGAATTTATTCATTACCCTGAAAAAGCCACGTACTGCTCCCAAAAACCCTTGGGAGGCCTGGACCTTAGAATGGGCGACCAACTCCCCACCAGACTTAAAGAATTTTGAAGAAGTACCGCGAGTACACAGCAGACGGCCTTTGTGGGATTTGGCCAATCCCGATAATCCTGATAAGCGACTTAATTGA
- a CDS encoding cytochrome c oxidase subunit 3, with product MKDKGKLLMLLMIGSETFFFIALIIGYVYYRNFTEATDTVAQHLDAVRAGIFTLFLIASSGTLMISKRALNKENFKGFNIFLLLSIVLGIVFITGQVTEYIGLYQEQITLSKDVFGSSFFTLTGFHGFHVILGILALLILLIMSLGKLRRVSIAGFGGVEVYWHFVDVVWLFVFYFVYITPLL from the coding sequence ATGAAGGATAAAGGAAAATTATTAATGCTTCTAATGATAGGCTCTGAAACGTTCTTTTTCATTGCCCTTATCATTGGTTATGTATATTATCGAAATTTTACGGAAGCTACCGATACGGTTGCTCAACACCTCGATGCCGTAAGAGCGGGGATTTTTACACTATTTTTAATTGCCAGCAGTGGCACCCTGATGATAAGTAAAAGAGCCCTGAACAAAGAAAATTTTAAAGGATTCAATATCTTCTTATTGCTTTCTATCGTATTGGGAATTGTTTTTATAACTGGACAGGTCACCGAATATATAGGACTTTATCAAGAACAAATCACCTTAAGTAAAGATGTATTTGGTTCCAGTTTCTTTACCCTAACCGGCTTTCACGGCTTTCACGTAATTTTAGGTATTTTGGCCCTGCTCATTTTATTAATAATGAGTTTGGGAAAATTAAGAAGAGTATCCATAGCCGGATTTGGCGGTGTTGAAGTTTACTGGCATTTTGTGGATGTTGTCTGGTTATTTGTTTTTTACTTTGTGTACATAACTCCTTTATTATGA